Genomic DNA from Pistricoccus aurantiacus:
ATCACTTCGAAGGGGAGTTCAGACAGGCCGTGATGGACCCGCAGGGCGTTGGTGGCCCGGGCCAGGTCCGGAGCGGTGTCCACCAGGGTGCCGTCGAGATCGAACAGCAGGGCGCGAGGAAGAACGCTGGAATTCACGGCATTTCCCGACTGCAGTGCATCATGTAGTTCACGGATACGTCTCGAGCCGTCAGGCGATAGTGCTTGGTCAAGGGGTTATAGGTCAGTCCGGTTTGCTCGCGAACTCGCAGCCCCGTGGCGCGACACCACCTTGAAAGCTCTGCCGGGCGGATGAATTTCCGATAGTCGTGGGTACCGCGAGGCAATAATCCCAGCACGTATTCCGCGCCGATGATCGCCAGAGCATAGGCTTTCGGGTTGCGATTAATGGTCGAGAAGAACACATGACCTCCGGGCTTGACCAGAGTGGCGCAGGCGCGCACCACCGAGGAAGGATCCGGTACGTGTTCGAGCATTTCCATGCAGGTTACCACGTCGAACTGGCCGGGACTTTCCTCGGCCATTTCCTCGGCGCTGGCCTGACGGTAGTCCACTTGAATGCCGCTTTCCAACTGATGCAGCCTGGCGACGGAGAGCGGCGCCTCCCCCATGTCGATTCCGGTCACCCGAGCGCCGCGGTGCGCCATGGCTTCCGCCAGGATGCCGCCCCCGCAGCCGACGTCGATCACGGATTTGCCGGCAAGCCCCGCGTGGCCGTCGATGAAATTGACCCGCAGCGGATTGATGTCGTGCAATGGCTTGAACTCGCTGTCGCGGTCCCACCAGCGACTGGCCAGCGTCTCGAACTTGGCGATTTCTCCCGCATCGACGTTAGCACGATGGGTTGATTGAGGTGTTGAATCCATCGAATACTTCTCCCTGGGCGTTAATCTTCAACATTTACGCTTGGTTTTGATGACGAGCCATGATCCGTTGATAATGCCACGCTTCCTGTTTGATGGCTTGCCCGTCGAGGCGGCTCGGCTTGCCATTTTCCAGTAGAATTTCGCCCGCCACCCAGACATGGCTGACCTGGCGGCTATCGAGGGCATAAACCAGGGCTGAGGCGGGATGGTGCACCGGCAGCGTGTTGAAGGCATCCAGGTCGACGGCAATCAGATCCGCGTCGAAGCCTTCCGTCAACTGGCCGCGTCGATCTCCCATACCCAGTACTCCGGCGCCGTCGCGAGTCGCCATGGCGAGCGCCTGCATGGCGGGCAGTGCGGCAGCATCGCCGCTTACCCCCTTGGCGAGCAGGGCAGCGGTCTTCATCTCGTCGAACATGTCCAGATCGTTGTTGCTGGCGGCGCCGTCGGTACCCAGCGCGACTCGAATACCGGACTGCTTCAGCCGCGCCACCGGGCAGAAGCCGCTGGCGAGCTTGAGATTCGACTGGGGGCAGTGAATCACCGAGGCGCCGGTTTCTTCAAGAAGTGCGAGATCCGCATCATCGATCTGGGTCATGTGCACCGCCTGGAAGCGCTCGTCGAGCAGCTTTGCCTCGTATAAACGGCGCAGCGGGCGACGCCCATGCTCGGCCAGTCCCCGCGAGACTTCGTCCGCGGTTTCGTGCACGTGCATCTGAACGGGCAAATCCAGCCGCTGCCTGGCGTCATTCAGCTTAGTCAGGCTGTCATCTCCGACGGTGTAAGGTGCATGAGGACCTAGCGCCAGCGAAATGCGCGGATGGTTGCCATAGCGCTCCGCCAGGGCTTCCGTCAGCATCAGGCCCTCGTCGAAGCTCCTGGCCCAAGGGGTCGGAAAATCAATCAGCGGCGTACAGAGCTGGACGCGCATTCCCGCCTGCTCCACCACCGGGGCGACGGCTTCCGGCGCCAGGTACATGTCCGCGAAGGTGGTGGTGCCGGAACGCAGCATCTCCAGGCAAGCCAGGCGGGTTCCCGCTGCCACGAAGTCAGGATTGACGTGGGCCGCTTCCGCGGGCCAGATATGCTCCTCGAGCCAGGTCATCAGCGGAAGATCGTCCGCGTAGCCACGCATCAGGGTCATGCCCGCGTGGTTGTGGGCGTTGATCAGCCCCGGCAGCAGGGCATGCTGGTGGAGTGGCATCAGGCGTCTGGCGACCACGTGGTTCGCCGCTTCGGTAATCGGCCAGGGGCCAAGCAGCCGCCCCTTGTCGATGGCGATGGCGTGGTGCTCGAGCGTCGGCAGCCCATCGCTCATGGGTAGAATCCAGCGAGCCTCGATCAGCAGCTCCACATCGATCGGTGCACTAGATGGCATCCCGCGGCTCCTTCGGTAGAATGGCCGACATTCTACCTGCTCTTGTCCCGGCTTTCTTTTATCCTCCGTCTTTTATCGTTCTGGAGCCGCCATGCCTTCACCCCAGGATGCGCCTGTCGCTTCCGGCGTTCATTCCGTCAACACTCAGGGGTCCATCGAGCCCATGCGTTGGCGCGGCGACCACCTCGAACTGCTGGATCAGCGGGCACTACCGGAACAAATTCTGACCCTTCGCATCGATAGCGCCACGCAAACCGCCCAGGCCATCGTCGACATGGCGGTACGAGGCGCACCGGCTATCGGCATCACGGCGGCGTACGGCGTGGTGCTTGCGGCGCAGCGTCTCGAGAGCGCCGGCGATTGGCGCAAGCCGCTGGAAAGGGCAATCAGTGAACTTGCCGGTTCTCGGCCCACGGCGGTCAATCTGTTCTGGGCGTTAGCGCGCATGCAGGAGACGATCGACGCCCATCGCGAGGCATCACAGGCGCCGTTGGCCGCTCTACTGGCCACGGCAAAGGATATCCACCGCCGCGACCTAGAGGATAACCATTGCATGGGAGCGCTAGGGGCGGGCGTGATCGCCCGTGGCGGCCCCTGCGCGGTCATGACCCACTGCAACACCGGCGCCCTGGCGACCGGCGGCCACGGAACGGCGCTGGGGGTCATTCGCAGCGCCTGGAAAAGAAGACTGATCAGCGAGGTTCGCGTCAATGAAACTCGGCCCTGGCTGCAGGGCGCCCGACTGAGCGCCTGGGAGTTGCAGCAGGAAGGCATCCCGGCAGTCCTGGCGGTGGATTCCGCGGCCTCGCTCATTCTGGCGGAAGGGAAGGTCAAATGGCTGATCGTCGGCGCGGATCGCATTGCCGCCAACGGCGACGTGGCCAACAAGATCGGCACTCTGTCCCTGGCGGTTCAGGCGCGTCATTTCGGTGTCAAGACCATGGTGGTGGCCCCCGCGAGCACTTTCGACCAGAGCCTTGCCAGCGGAGCGGATATTCCTATCGAAACCCGCAGCGCGCGGGAATTGACCCATCAAGGGGAGCGCAGGATCACGCCTCTGGATATCGTCGTCTATAATCCGGTCTTTGACATAACCCCGGCGTCCCTCGTGGATGTGCTGATATGCGAGAAAGGCGTGATCGAAACCCCTGATCGGGAAAAGATCGCAGCCTTGTTGAGATGAAATTTCTCATCCCAAGACTTACGACGAAATAACGTTATCGAGAGTCTTGTGCAGGCGACATGGGTAAGCCTCGCGTCATCTCGGCTATGGCATACTAGGAACACCCCGCTCGTATCAAGTGAACAGTAAGGAAACGTTATGATTCACAAGGCCGTATTGCCCGTGGCAGGGTTTGGAACACGCTGCCTGCCAGCGTCCAAGGCGATTCCCAAGGAAATGATTACCGTAGTCGATAAGCCGGTGATTCAGTACGTGGTGGAAGAAGCGGTCGCGGCAGGTATCAAGGAAATCGTTCTGGTCACGCATTCCAGCAAGAGCGCTATCGAAAATCACTTCGATCGCAATGTGGAACTGGAAGCCAGTCTGGAAGCCAAGGGCAAGGACGCCCTGCTCGAACAGGTGCGTCATATCATCCCCGATGACGTCAGTATCATCGCCGTGCGTCAGCACGAGCCCCTGGGGCTCGGCCATGCGGTACTTTGCGCTCGACCGGTCATCGGTGACAACGAGCCCTTCGCGGTACTGCTGCCGGATGTGCTGGTCACGGACTGGGGGCTCGAGCGTAACGATCTGGCCGGTATGATCGAGGCTTACGACAACGGCGCAAGCGCTCAGATCATGGTCGAGAGCGTTCCCCGGGAGCGAGTCAGCCAGTACGGCATCGTCGATCTCGGGGGAAAAAACCCTGAAGCCGGCCAATCCGTCGGGCTAGCCGGCATGGTGGAAAAACCCGCGGCGGACGAAGCGCCATCGACTTTGGCGGTGATCGGGCGCTACCTGCTGCCGGGCTCCATCTTTGCATTACTGGCACAGACGCCTCCCGGCGCCGGCGGAGAGATTCAACTTACCGATGCCGTCGACCGGCTGGGTCAACAGCAGGGGGTCAGTGCCTATCGCATGCGGGGAGAAACCTACGACTGCGGTCATGCGCTGGGCTACCTGGAGGCCACCCTGGCTTTCGCCAGGCGTCATCCCACCTTGGGTGAGGATTTCTCCCGACTGCTTGCGGATTACGCTGGCGATCAAGACGGCGAGGAACGATAGTCATGCGCGTGGTTGTCTATGGTAGCGAGCTCGCCAGTGCCACCGCCGCCGCGGCGCTGGCAAGCGTCGGTCATCAGGTTCGCTGGTTCACTCATCCCGACTATCCCTGGTCTGCGCTCAAGGAAGCGGACTGGCTTCAGCGTGAGCCGGAGCTGCTGGGTCAGCTGGAAGCGACACTGACCGGTTCGGCGCTGGCAGTCAGCGACTGTCCGCTGGACGAGCAAGCATTCCCCGTGAATGGCGTGGACGTTCTATGGCTCGCTCTGGCGCCGGACCAGCGGGACGCGGCGCAAAAAGTGCTGGCAGTAGTGAAATCGGTTCAGGTCGCACCGGTAGTGGTCGTCAACAACTCCACCTTTCCCATCGGCGAGACCGAGCGCATGGAAGAGGCCCTCGGCCAACCGGACCAGGTGGCGGTCTCCCTGCCGGACATGCTGGAGGAAGGCCGGGCCTGGCAGGGCTTTACCCGCCCCGGGCGCTGGCTGCTGGGCAGCGAGAACGATCAGGCCACCGCCCAGGTTCGGGAGCTGCTGCGCGCCTACAATCGGCGCAGCGAAATCTTTCAGCGCATGCCGCGCCGCGCCGCGGAACTCACCAAGCTGGCCATCAACGGCATGCTGGCTACCCGTATCAGCTACATGAACGAACTGGCGGGGCTGGCCAGTTCCCTAGGGGTGGATGTGGAGTACGTGCGTCAGGGCATGGGGGCGGACAGCCGCATCGGCTACGAATACCTGTATCCGGGCTGCGGGTTCGGCGGGCCGAACTTCTCCCGGGATCTGATGCGCCTGGCAGACGTGCAGTCCGCCAGCGGTCGCCAGTCGCCGTTGCTCAATCAAGTCCTGGATATCAACGAGCACAAGAAGGAAACCCTGTTCCGCAAGCTGTGGGGGCATTTCCACGGCCGTCTCGAGGGATTGACAGTGGCTATCTGGGGCGCGGCCTTCAAGCCGGGCACCGCGCGCATCGACCACGCGCCGGTGCTGCCTCTGCTGTATGCGCTGTGGGCCCAGGGCGTCAAGGTGCGCCTGCACGATCCGGCGGCATTGCCCGCTCTCGCGCAGGAAGTCGGCCGACAGCCGCTGCTGACGTTCTGCCAGGACGATCCCTATCAAGCCTGCGAAGGGGCGGATGCCCTGATGCTGGTGACGGAATGGCGCTGTTACTGGAATCCGGACTGGAAGCGGCTCAAGGCGCTGCTGAACGCCGATCTGATACTCGACGGACGCAACATCTATGACCCCAACTACGTGGCAAGCCGAGGCTTGATCTATCGGGGGATTGGACGACGCGCCGGATAACCGGTCGTTTCCAAACGAAACCGGCTTCGCAATGCGGAGCCGGTTTCTCGTCCTGGTGTGGTTCAAGGCCCGATCATTCGAAGTTCTTGGCCACGAAGTCCCAGTTGAGGACGTTCCAGACGTTTTCCAGATACTTGGGTCGCGCGTTGCGGTAGTCGATGTAGTAGGCGTGCTCCCAGACATCGATGGTCAGCAGCGGCGTCTTGCCCTGAGCGATCGGCGTATCCGCGTCATCGGTGTTGACGATCTCGACGCTATCGCCTTCCTTGATCAGCCAGGTCCAACCGGAACCGAAATTGACTGCCGCCTTGGCGTTG
This window encodes:
- the ubiG gene encoding bifunctional 2-polyprenyl-6-hydroxyphenol methylase/3-demethylubiquinol 3-O-methyltransferase UbiG — encoded protein: MDSTPQSTHRANVDAGEIAKFETLASRWWDRDSEFKPLHDINPLRVNFIDGHAGLAGKSVIDVGCGGGILAEAMAHRGARVTGIDMGEAPLSVARLHQLESGIQVDYRQASAEEMAEESPGQFDVVTCMEMLEHVPDPSSVVRACATLVKPGGHVFFSTINRNPKAYALAIIGAEYVLGLLPRGTHDYRKFIRPAELSRWCRATGLRVREQTGLTYNPLTKHYRLTARDVSVNYMMHCSREMP
- a CDS encoding TRZ/ATZ family hydrolase, with translation MPSSAPIDVELLIEARWILPMSDGLPTLEHHAIAIDKGRLLGPWPITEAANHVVARRLMPLHQHALLPGLINAHNHAGMTLMRGYADDLPLMTWLEEHIWPAEAAHVNPDFVAAGTRLACLEMLRSGTTTFADMYLAPEAVAPVVEQAGMRVQLCTPLIDFPTPWARSFDEGLMLTEALAERYGNHPRISLALGPHAPYTVGDDSLTKLNDARQRLDLPVQMHVHETADEVSRGLAEHGRRPLRRLYEAKLLDERFQAVHMTQIDDADLALLEETGASVIHCPQSNLKLASGFCPVARLKQSGIRVALGTDGAASNNDLDMFDEMKTAALLAKGVSGDAAALPAMQALAMATRDGAGVLGMGDRRGQLTEGFDADLIAVDLDAFNTLPVHHPASALVYALDSRQVSHVWVAGEILLENGKPSRLDGQAIKQEAWHYQRIMARHQNQA
- a CDS encoding nucleotide sugar dehydrogenase: MRVVVYGSELASATAAAALASVGHQVRWFTHPDYPWSALKEADWLQREPELLGQLEATLTGSALAVSDCPLDEQAFPVNGVDVLWLALAPDQRDAAQKVLAVVKSVQVAPVVVVNNSTFPIGETERMEEALGQPDQVAVSLPDMLEEGRAWQGFTRPGRWLLGSENDQATAQVRELLRAYNRRSEIFQRMPRRAAELTKLAINGMLATRISYMNELAGLASSLGVDVEYVRQGMGADSRIGYEYLYPGCGFGGPNFSRDLMRLADVQSASGRQSPLLNQVLDINEHKKETLFRKLWGHFHGRLEGLTVAIWGAAFKPGTARIDHAPVLPLLYALWAQGVKVRLHDPAALPALAQEVGRQPLLTFCQDDPYQACEGADALMLVTEWRCYWNPDWKRLKALLNADLILDGRNIYDPNYVASRGLIYRGIGRRAG
- the mtnA gene encoding S-methyl-5-thioribose-1-phosphate isomerase — protein: MPSPQDAPVASGVHSVNTQGSIEPMRWRGDHLELLDQRALPEQILTLRIDSATQTAQAIVDMAVRGAPAIGITAAYGVVLAAQRLESAGDWRKPLERAISELAGSRPTAVNLFWALARMQETIDAHREASQAPLAALLATAKDIHRRDLEDNHCMGALGAGVIARGGPCAVMTHCNTGALATGGHGTALGVIRSAWKRRLISEVRVNETRPWLQGARLSAWELQQEGIPAVLAVDSAASLILAEGKVKWLIVGADRIAANGDVANKIGTLSLAVQARHFGVKTMVVAPASTFDQSLASGADIPIETRSARELTHQGERRITPLDIVVYNPVFDITPASLVDVLICEKGVIETPDREKIAALLR
- the galU gene encoding UTP--glucose-1-phosphate uridylyltransferase GalU yields the protein MIHKAVLPVAGFGTRCLPASKAIPKEMITVVDKPVIQYVVEEAVAAGIKEIVLVTHSSKSAIENHFDRNVELEASLEAKGKDALLEQVRHIIPDDVSIIAVRQHEPLGLGHAVLCARPVIGDNEPFAVLLPDVLVTDWGLERNDLAGMIEAYDNGASAQIMVESVPRERVSQYGIVDLGGKNPEAGQSVGLAGMVEKPAADEAPSTLAVIGRYLLPGSIFALLAQTPPGAGGEIQLTDAVDRLGQQQGVSAYRMRGETYDCGHALGYLEATLAFARRHPTLGEDFSRLLADYAGDQDGEER